The Musa acuminata AAA Group cultivar baxijiao chromosome BXJ2-5, Cavendish_Baxijiao_AAA, whole genome shotgun sequence genomic interval TCACTGATAAATCCAATACATGCCACCAATCAAGATGACCTGTCGGTGCGTAAATTAATAtcggattatatttattattttttatgatatccaGCGGCACAACTTGGTGTACCATCGATTCGATGATTCGATCCGTCGCAAGAACAACATTTCTATGATTTACTAAATTATTATTAAGGTCGTCTCACCAATACATTGCAATTGGTATTACACATAATGACCTAAACCCTATTTATATTCAgcaaaaaatatttacctgaaTTTTTTTATATGCATATGCAGAGGAAATAATAAATCACAGAAAAAATATTGCTGAAACCTCAGTTAGCCTCTAAGACAGATCTTAGTAGCTCATTTTACCTTGTGCACTGTTCTTGGAACTATCCTGTTTGATACACTGAGGTTTATATGTGACAAGTGCCTtcattatttcattttttatatgTACATACTGTAGATTTGTATATTGTATAAATATATTGATGATGGAGAAAGTCTTATACTGATCATCAACTACCTGACACAGTGccctttgttttggagtttggcaCATCAATGGAAAAGAGTTGACAGTAAATACACAGTGGTTGGTCAATTATAATTAATaacattaagaattttttttatttgatcaatGATATTAATTTTATTAGAGCTCAATGGCTATGAACAAAAATAATATACCCAACTTCAAAGAGGAAATGGTTGTTCTCATGAGTTAGGCAGGCATCAGCTTTATTTATCCTTCCCTCATTAACAAAAAAGATTGTAGATTTGTAATAAACTATATTGAGTAGAAAAAAACATGATTAATAATGAGAAAGAaaaccttattccttttgatttaATTCTGCTGCTATAAATAGTCACCTCCTCACCcaacttagatttttttttttatcatgtcaCATCACATTTCATCCCACTGTCTCCTTGTCTCCCTTCACACAAGATAAaaaccctttctctctctctctctctctctctctctcttgtttcacTTGTGCAACACCAGAAAACCAGGATCATCCTCCCCTTTTAGACCAAACAACATCTCCACAGCTAGGGAGCTTTCTCTCTGCACTCAGAAGCATGTAATCCCCCTAAATTCTTTCTCTTtcactctctcgctctctctctctctcggaatcTTTTCACCAACCACCAGGGGGTGTGAGGAATCAAACCAGTGAGGCTTCcacctttctctcttcttcttttgatCTCCCTCACCTTCTCTTTTCTACTAACCTGTGATCTACTTAAATCTGTCAGGACCTCTGCTTGTTGAGTGTTCCAACCCTTCCTCGCTTCTGACAACAGATCAACTGCAGCCCTAAAGGTAACCATTCCATACTTAAACTgaactccatctctctctctctctctctctctctctctctctctgtatatatatcCCCCTGCCttgctctttctctctccttcaaGCTTTGTCATGGCTTTGTAGAAACGTTCTCCGCTCCATCCAAAGTAATCAGCGTGACCATAAGACCATTCAAAGCTACTGCTTTATCTTCCTTACAGATGCATGCTTCTTTATCACTTtgacatcctcatcatcatcatcgtcttctTCTAACCTTCTGTGTAGGCGCAAGAATAGTAGACAAGGTAACAGCAGCAAGCAAATCAAGGAGAGAGAGGTCGTTTGATCGGTCTTTGATGGACTTCGTACCTAACCCAGATAGCCCCCACTCCGACAACAGCGGCGGCCTTAACAGCAGCCCCCAGCAGGTTGCGTCCTCCTCCACCGCCACCTCCACAGgagcgccctcctcctcctcctcctcctcatcaccgTCATTGAGCCGCTACGAGTCACAGAAGCGCCGCGACTGGAACACCTTCGGGCAGTACCTCAAGAATCACCGACCCCCGCTGTCGCTCGCGCGGTGCAGCGGCGCCCATGTGCTCGAGTTCCTCCGCTACCTCGACCAATTCGGCAAGACCAAGGTGCACACCCAGATGTGTCCCTTCTTCGGCCACCCCAACCCCCCGGCTCCTTGCCCCTGCCCCCTCCGCCAAGCCTGGGGCAGCCTCGACGCCCTCATCGGCCGCCTTCGCGCCGCCTACGAAGAGAACGGAGGCAAGCCCGAGTCCAACCCGTTCGGCGCTCGCGCCGTCCGCCTCTACCTCCGTGAAGTCCGCGAAACTCAGTCCAAAGCCCGCGGCGTCAGCTACGAGAAGAAGAAGCGCAAGAAGCCCCAGCAGCACCAGCAACACCCTCCGCCGCCACCTGCTGCGGCATAACACCGACCAGGAGCTTAGCAGATACGCCTCCGAGCCTTTCTCTCTTCCAATCTACAGATGAGCTCCAAATCCATATATGATGAGAGTATTAGCTATATCCGTGTGTTAGCCTTTTGTTCTCTTCAAGCCATTAGTATCAGTATCATCAGTTCATGTTGCTTTCTCTTTCCCTGTTCTGATTGAACCTTGGAACATCATATTGCTATATTTATGTCACTATTCCATGAAACATCCCCTCGCCATTACTTGCCTCAGTTTTGTGGAAACAAGCGCGGTGTTATCATTAGTGTGGCTAACAATCCTAAGGCAAGGAGGCGAGTACTGTACTTGGAGTTTGGAGCTCGCTCGTTGCTTCGGTACTGTACTCGAGATCTCTGCCCTCTTCTCTCGGCCTGCACAACCGAGATCCATTTATCTACTAACAGTAAGCAACAAGGAAAAGGACGTCAGTACGACTTGCTCTGGTCTGGAGCTGAGTGATGAGAGCTATGAGCTGAGACTTAGATTCTTGTTGCAGATCAGAAGCTACTGCTCTTCCTGATCTGTcaatctcactctctctctctctctctctctctctctctctctctctctccctctatttttttctctttatagaTGTCGA includes:
- the LOC135585969 gene encoding protein G1-like4 — protein: MDFVPNPDSPHSDNSGGLNSSPQQVASSSTATSTGAPSSSSSSSSPSLSRYESQKRRDWNTFGQYLKNHRPPLSLARCSGAHVLEFLRYLDQFGKTKVHTQMCPFFGHPNPPAPCPCPLRQAWGSLDALIGRLRAAYEENGGKPESNPFGARAVRLYLREVRETQSKARGVSYEKKKRKKPQQHQQHPPPPPAAA